A region of Ochrobactrum quorumnocens DNA encodes the following proteins:
- a CDS encoding YgfZ/GcvT domain-containing protein has protein sequence MATVAETINLSNRALVHITGEDAEKFVQAVITTNLDKLGANELKPGALLAPQGKIMFDFLVSRINNGLRFDMPAGIAADFAKRMTLYRLRAKAEIIQSPESLVSVCWQTDSASSEDDSIWQSGKRDTRFPKELNVIRVYGKAGDISDESAWIALRAEYGIAEGEADFAYNDVFPHDINFDQTGGVTFPKGCFIGQEVVSRMHHRGTPRRRVLVVKSDTPLPAMGTSITVNGREIGTLGSSSGKIGLALARIDRVKDALDSSAAIMAGEIEITLLLPPHVAFTFPTTEADKA, from the coding sequence ATGGCGACGGTAGCGGAAACGATCAATCTTTCCAACAGAGCACTGGTTCATATCACAGGCGAAGACGCGGAAAAATTCGTACAGGCGGTGATTACGACCAATCTCGATAAGCTCGGTGCCAATGAACTGAAACCGGGCGCACTGCTCGCTCCGCAAGGCAAGATCATGTTCGACTTCCTCGTGTCGCGCATCAACAACGGGCTTCGGTTCGATATGCCAGCGGGCATCGCTGCCGATTTTGCCAAGCGGATGACGCTCTATCGTCTGCGCGCCAAAGCAGAAATTATCCAATCGCCAGAATCACTTGTCAGCGTTTGCTGGCAGACTGATTCCGCTTCTTCAGAAGATGATTCAATCTGGCAATCTGGAAAGCGCGATACCCGCTTTCCGAAAGAGCTGAACGTTATTCGCGTCTATGGAAAAGCTGGCGACATTAGCGACGAGAGCGCATGGATCGCGCTTCGTGCCGAGTATGGCATTGCCGAAGGCGAAGCTGACTTCGCCTATAATGACGTCTTCCCGCACGACATCAATTTCGACCAGACGGGGGGTGTGACCTTCCCGAAAGGTTGTTTCATCGGGCAGGAAGTCGTCTCACGCATGCATCATCGCGGTACGCCTCGCCGCCGTGTGCTCGTCGTAAAATCCGACACGCCGCTCCCCGCCATGGGTACGTCGATTACGGTCAATGGACGCGAAATCGGAACACTTGGCAGTTCTTCTGGCAAGATCGGCCTCGCCCTTGCAAGGATTGATCGGGTGAAAGATGCGCTCGATTCCAGCGCGGCCATTATGGCTGGTGAGATCGAAATCACGCTTCTCTTGCCACCGCATGTAGCTTTCACGTTCCCAACGACTGAAGCGGATAAAGCTTAA
- the lepB gene encoding signal peptidase I → MSVSSKSETKKSGGLGETVSVIVQALLLALIIRSLLFQPFSIPSGSMRPTLLEGDYLFVSKYAYGYSRYSLPFGLDLFSGRIWGTEPKRGDVVVFKLPSDTNVDYIKRVIGLPGDRVQMRGGVLYINDVAVKRERVGTIDNPDVTEVNRPVEVYRETLPNGVTYDTLDLAPNSIGDDTRVFEVPAGHYFMMGDNRDNSLDSRFGVGYVPFENLVGRANIIFFSIADKSSPLEIWKWPSDVRFSRLISWVSGEPHTAVTGN, encoded by the coding sequence ATGAGCGTGTCCAGCAAAAGTGAAACTAAAAAATCAGGCGGCCTTGGCGAAACCGTCAGCGTTATCGTGCAAGCTCTCCTGCTGGCACTGATTATTCGCAGCCTGCTTTTCCAACCTTTCAGTATTCCGTCCGGCTCCATGCGCCCAACGCTACTGGAAGGCGACTATCTGTTCGTATCGAAATATGCCTATGGCTATTCGCGCTATTCACTGCCGTTCGGTCTTGACCTCTTCTCCGGTCGTATTTGGGGAACTGAGCCCAAGCGTGGTGACGTCGTAGTGTTCAAGCTGCCCAGCGACACCAATGTCGATTACATCAAGCGTGTGATCGGTCTTCCAGGTGATCGCGTGCAGATGCGTGGCGGCGTTCTCTACATCAATGATGTGGCTGTTAAGCGCGAGCGGGTTGGCACAATCGACAATCCTGATGTGACCGAAGTCAATCGTCCAGTTGAAGTCTACCGCGAGACACTGCCGAATGGTGTGACTTACGATACGCTTGATCTGGCACCAAATTCTATCGGTGACGATACGCGCGTATTCGAAGTGCCTGCCGGTCATTATTTTATGATGGGCGACAATCGCGACAACTCGCTCGATAGCCGTTTTGGCGTTGGTTATGTGCCTTTTGAAAATCTGGTCGGTCGTGCAAACATTATTTTCTTCTCGATTGCAGACAAGTCGAGCCCGCTCGAAATCTGGAAATGGCCATCTGATGTTCGCTTTAGCCGCCTCATTTCTTGGGTGAGTGGTGAGCCGCATACTGCCGTAACCGGAAACTGA
- a CDS encoding AraC family transcriptional regulator: MPGSEDLQKFHEQRIEMLEHLSGPVIALPTKYPDGYFVPRHSHSRAQLLCASQGVVLVTTDAGRWLIPGDHAMWIPAGVKHSVEIVGDVFMRSIYIALDAISGVPDYLHVVGMTDLMRCLIIDATSVDSIPEPGSRDALVIELILRDLHTLPQRPLGLPFPADPRLQNLCRQFVKKPSARATIDEWADRMAMSRRSFTRHFQRETGVSLSVWRQQACLFAAVPRLTEGEAVTSVALDLGYDSVSAFTTMFRRMLGVPPKFYLPRLDGAPFERSDRISAASLEQ; the protein is encoded by the coding sequence TTGCCGGGCAGTGAGGACCTGCAAAAGTTCCATGAACAGCGCATTGAGATGCTGGAACACTTGAGCGGACCGGTGATCGCGCTGCCGACGAAATATCCGGATGGCTATTTTGTACCGCGTCACAGCCACAGTCGAGCGCAGCTCTTGTGTGCTTCACAAGGAGTGGTTCTGGTCACGACGGATGCCGGTCGCTGGTTGATCCCTGGGGATCATGCCATGTGGATTCCTGCTGGTGTAAAACATTCCGTCGAAATTGTCGGCGATGTCTTTATGCGCTCAATCTATATTGCGCTCGACGCCATTTCGGGTGTGCCCGACTATTTGCACGTGGTTGGCATGACGGACCTGATGCGTTGCCTCATCATCGATGCGACGTCGGTCGACAGCATCCCTGAGCCGGGCAGTCGGGATGCTTTGGTGATTGAGTTGATCCTCAGAGACTTGCACACCTTGCCACAAAGGCCGCTCGGACTGCCTTTCCCGGCCGATCCGCGTCTGCAAAATCTCTGTCGTCAATTCGTGAAAAAGCCGTCAGCACGCGCGACAATTGATGAATGGGCGGATCGTATGGCGATGAGCCGACGCTCATTCACTCGCCACTTTCAGCGCGAAACAGGCGTGAGCTTGTCAGTGTGGCGCCAGCAGGCCTGCCTTTTTGCAGCAGTTCCGCGCCTTACGGAAGGCGAAGCGGTCACAAGCGTGGCGCTTGATCTGGGCTATGACAGTGTTTCTGCCTTTACGACAATGTTTCGCCGTATGCTGGGTGTACCACCGAAGTTCTATTTGCCGCGTCTTGATGGAGCGCCGTTTGAGCGCAGCGATAGGATCTCTGCTGCATCTCTTGAACAATAA
- the acpS gene encoding holo-ACP synthase: MIIGIGSDLIDIRRIEKTLEKHGDRFTQRVFTELEQAKSDGRKQRAASYAKRFAAKEACSKALGTGLSNGVFWRDMGVVNTPSGKPTMQLTGGAAEQLKRMLPKGKRAAIHLTITDDFPLAQAFVIIEALPETE; the protein is encoded by the coding sequence ATGATCATCGGCATTGGTAGTGATCTGATTGATATCCGCCGCATCGAAAAGACCCTTGAGAAGCACGGTGATCGTTTCACCCAACGTGTTTTTACCGAGCTAGAACAAGCAAAATCAGATGGCCGCAAACAGCGCGCTGCATCCTATGCAAAGCGTTTTGCCGCAAAAGAAGCTTGTTCCAAGGCGCTTGGCACTGGTCTTTCGAATGGCGTTTTCTGGCGTGATATGGGGGTTGTCAATACACCTTCGGGCAAGCCGACCATGCAGCTCACCGGCGGCGCGGCTGAGCAACTGAAACGCATGCTGCCAAAAGGCAAACGCGCTGCCATACATCTGACAATTACCGATGATTTTCCTCTTGCGCAGGCTTTTGTCATTATCGAAGCGCTGCCAGAAACCGAATAA
- a CDS encoding YfbR-like 5'-deoxynucleotidase, translated as MAAADRTSGKDRAWQRMLSGRRLDLLDPSPLDIEIEDIAHGLARVARWNGQTVGEHAYSVAQHSLLVEQIFNRLVPDASIEWQMLALLHDGPEYVIGDMISPFKAVMGGNYKLIEDRLESAIHLRFSLPASISASLKRLIKRADQVAAYFEATRLAGFTEAEAIKYFGRPRGFDPAGLDITPRPTQSVQNDFLARFATLDQARKK; from the coding sequence ATGGCAGCAGCAGACCGCACTTCGGGCAAAGATCGCGCATGGCAGCGTATGCTGTCTGGACGCAGGCTTGATCTGCTCGACCCGTCGCCACTTGATATAGAGATTGAAGATATCGCGCATGGGCTTGCACGCGTTGCGCGTTGGAACGGACAGACTGTTGGCGAGCACGCTTATTCGGTGGCACAGCATTCACTGCTGGTTGAGCAGATTTTCAACCGACTTGTTCCCGATGCCAGCATTGAATGGCAGATGCTCGCACTTCTACACGATGGTCCAGAATACGTCATTGGCGATATGATTTCGCCGTTCAAGGCGGTGATGGGCGGCAACTACAAACTGATTGAAGATCGACTGGAAAGTGCCATTCACTTACGTTTTTCCCTGCCAGCTTCCATATCCGCATCGCTCAAGAGGCTGATCAAGCGGGCTGATCAGGTGGCTGCCTATTTTGAGGCGACACGGCTTGCAGGATTTACGGAAGCTGAGGCTATCAAGTATTTTGGACGCCCACGAGGATTTGATCCAGCTGGGCTCGATATTACCCCGCGGCCGACGCAAAGCGTTCAGAACGACTTTCTCGCTCGATTTGCTACTTTAGACCAGGCCCGAAAGAAGTAG
- a CDS encoding dihydroorotase, which produces MVQTFDTILKGATIVNHDGIGRRDIGIRNGRIEAIGSLSANSAGEVIDCTGLHILPGVVDSQVHFREPGLEHKEDLETGSLAAVLGGVTSVFEMPNTKPLTTSAETLEDKIRRGRHRMHCDFAFWVGGTRENANDVAELERLPGAAGIKVFMGSSTGNLLVEDDDGVRSILKNTRRRAAFHSEDEFRLKDREGLRVAGDPSSHPVWRDETTALQCTERLVRIARETGARIHVLHISTAEEIDFLQGHKDVATCEATPHHLTLSADEYATLGNLIQMNPPVRDKRHRDGVWKGVDQGIIDVLGSDHAPHTLEEKQKPYPASPSGMTGVQTLVPIMLDHVNSGKLSLERFVDLSSHGPNRIFGMARKGRIAVGYDADLTIVDMKRRETITHDQAGSKAGWTPYHGKTVTGWPVGTFVRGIKVMWEAEIVNPNKGEPVEFLEALPRR; this is translated from the coding sequence ATGGTCCAAACGTTTGATACGATCCTGAAAGGTGCAACCATCGTCAACCATGACGGTATAGGTCGGCGCGACATTGGCATTCGTAACGGACGCATCGAGGCGATCGGGTCGCTTTCGGCCAATTCCGCTGGCGAAGTGATCGATTGCACTGGCCTGCATATCCTGCCAGGCGTCGTTGATAGTCAGGTTCATTTCCGTGAGCCGGGACTTGAGCATAAGGAAGATCTGGAAACGGGTTCGCTTGCAGCCGTTCTGGGTGGCGTTACGTCAGTTTTCGAAATGCCGAACACCAAGCCGCTGACAACCTCTGCCGAAACGCTGGAAGACAAAATCCGTCGTGGCCGTCATCGTATGCATTGCGATTTTGCATTCTGGGTCGGCGGAACGCGTGAGAATGCCAATGATGTTGCAGAACTTGAGCGTTTACCAGGCGCTGCTGGCATCAAGGTTTTTATGGGCTCATCGACCGGCAACTTGTTGGTTGAGGACGATGACGGTGTTCGTTCCATTCTGAAAAATACGCGCCGTCGCGCAGCGTTCCATTCGGAGGACGAATTCCGTCTGAAAGACCGTGAAGGTCTGCGGGTTGCTGGCGATCCATCAAGTCATCCTGTTTGGCGCGATGAAACTACCGCACTGCAATGCACCGAACGTCTGGTGCGTATCGCACGCGAAACCGGCGCGCGCATTCACGTGCTGCATATTTCGACGGCGGAAGAAATCGACTTCCTGCAAGGTCATAAGGACGTGGCGACCTGCGAAGCCACTCCGCATCATCTCACACTGTCGGCTGACGAATATGCGACGCTCGGCAATCTCATTCAGATGAACCCGCCGGTACGCGACAAGCGCCACCGTGACGGCGTCTGGAAGGGCGTTGATCAGGGCATTATCGATGTGCTTGGCTCCGACCATGCTCCGCATACGCTGGAAGAAAAGCAGAAGCCATATCCGGCATCACCTTCCGGCATGACGGGCGTTCAGACACTGGTGCCAATCATGCTCGATCATGTGAATTCCGGTAAGCTTTCGCTGGAACGCTTTGTTGATCTTTCGAGCCACGGCCCGAACCGCATTTTCGGCATGGCACGTAAGGGCCGCATTGCCGTGGGTTATGATGCCGACCTGACCATCGTCGATATGAAGCGTCGCGAAACCATCACACATGATCAGGCTGGCTCAAAGGCTGGCTGGACGCCTTATCACGGAAAGACTGTCACGGGCTGGCCGGTTGGCACTTTCGTGCGTGGCATCAAGGTCATGTGGGAAGCGGAAATCGTCAACCCGAATAAGGGCGAGCCGGTCGAGTTTCTGGAAGCCTTGCCGCGTCGTTGA
- a CDS encoding isochorismatase family protein, producing the protein MSATDTALLVIDVQESFRHRPYYRDEHVAAYIERQQALIDGAKRKGIPVVQIFHVENEGPFSEASGFVKALAPITIEPDAVFRKRRHSALVGSGLDVWLISNGIRRVIVSGIRTEQCCETTTRHASDLGFDVDYVGEATLTFLMTDVNGREWSAAEIRARTELVLADRFARIATVEQALADRAERKAA; encoded by the coding sequence ATGTCCGCTACTGATACGGCACTTCTGGTTATCGATGTTCAGGAATCCTTCCGCCATCGCCCTTATTATCGTGATGAGCATGTTGCTGCTTACATCGAGCGTCAGCAGGCTCTGATCGACGGCGCGAAGCGCAAGGGTATCCCCGTTGTGCAAATCTTTCATGTTGAAAATGAAGGACCGTTTTCTGAAGCTTCGGGCTTCGTGAAAGCGCTGGCACCGATCACGATCGAGCCGGATGCCGTTTTCCGCAAGCGTCGCCATAGCGCACTCGTTGGGTCGGGGCTTGATGTGTGGCTTATTTCCAACGGAATCAGACGGGTTATCGTTTCCGGAATCCGTACTGAACAATGCTGCGAGACGACGACGCGACACGCTTCTGATCTGGGTTTCGATGTAGATTACGTCGGCGAGGCGACCCTCACATTTCTGATGACCGATGTGAATGGTCGCGAGTGGAGTGCCGCCGAAATCCGTGCCCGTACCGAGCTGGTGCTCGCAGATCGTTTCGCGCGGATTGCAACGGTTGAACAAGCTCTTGCAGACAGGGCAGAACGGAAAGCTGCATGA
- a CDS encoding tyrosine phosphatase family protein encodes MTYIVVSPLSKFEAQIELHQPSHMVTLSSGDVPSTSGTTKRLSLIFNDIVEPRDGLVMPKSVHIEQFLEFTSTWDRARPLLIHCYAGVSRSTAAAYIAALSFDAQLNEAQLARTLRERSPSATPNMRLIELADEILARKGRMVEAIRAIGRGKDAFEGNVFSLPVAN; translated from the coding sequence ATGACTTATATCGTGGTCAGTCCGCTCTCAAAGTTCGAAGCCCAAATCGAATTGCATCAGCCGAGCCATATGGTAACGCTTAGCAGCGGTGATGTGCCTTCAACATCTGGCACCACGAAACGTCTCAGCCTTATCTTCAATGATATTGTTGAACCACGCGATGGGCTGGTGATGCCGAAAAGCGTTCATATCGAACAGTTTCTGGAGTTTACGTCCACTTGGGATAGGGCCAGGCCGTTGCTGATCCACTGTTATGCAGGAGTATCGCGTTCGACGGCGGCGGCCTATATCGCAGCACTGTCTTTTGACGCACAGCTTAATGAAGCTCAGCTCGCAAGAACATTGCGTGAGCGTTCACCGTCTGCCACGCCCAATATGCGCCTGATAGAATTGGCCGACGAGATACTCGCTCGCAAGGGACGTATGGTCGAGGCTATTCGCGCCATCGGACGCGGCAAAGATGCCTTCGAGGGCAACGTGTTCAGCCTGCCTGTTGCAAACTAA
- a CDS encoding MFS transporter: protein MSMSAAEQPSNTGANNTVLAIILATSMGHFLNDMMQSLLPAIYPMLKDNYSLSFWQIGLLTFTFQVTASILQPIVGIYTDRRPMPYSLPFGMGCTLIGLILLASAHHYSVLLLGAAFIGFGSSVFHPEAARVARLASGGRHGFAQSMFQVGGNFGSSIGPLLAAFIVLPFGQASVSWFSIAALIGMALLWYVGNWYNQHNLANKSKPKPDKTLPLPRNKVIASISVLAMLIFTKYVYMASLTSYYTFYTISHFGVTVQASQLLLFLFLGAVAAGTIVGGPIGDKIGTRTVIWVSILGIVPFTLALPYANLEVTAVLTVIIGFVLASAFPAIIVFAQELLPGRVGMVSGLFFGLAFGIAGIAAAALGVVADRTSIEFVYQICSYLPLLGLLTIFLPKIEKAR, encoded by the coding sequence ATGAGCATGAGTGCTGCCGAGCAGCCTTCAAACACTGGCGCAAACAATACGGTTCTCGCCATTATTCTGGCCACGAGTATGGGCCACTTCCTGAACGACATGATGCAGTCGCTCCTTCCGGCCATCTATCCGATGCTCAAGGACAATTACAGCCTGTCGTTCTGGCAGATCGGCTTGCTCACCTTCACCTTTCAGGTCACGGCTTCAATTTTGCAGCCAATCGTCGGCATCTATACCGACCGTCGTCCTATGCCCTATTCATTGCCATTCGGTATGGGCTGCACGCTGATCGGTTTGATCCTACTTGCGTCCGCGCATCACTATTCGGTTCTGCTTCTCGGTGCAGCCTTCATTGGCTTCGGTTCATCTGTGTTCCATCCGGAAGCCGCTCGCGTTGCACGTCTCGCATCCGGTGGTCGTCATGGTTTCGCACAATCGATGTTCCAGGTGGGCGGCAATTTCGGCTCGTCCATCGGCCCGTTGCTTGCAGCTTTTATCGTTCTGCCCTTTGGACAAGCCAGCGTGTCGTGGTTCTCGATCGCAGCACTGATTGGCATGGCGCTGCTCTGGTATGTCGGAAACTGGTACAACCAGCACAATCTCGCCAATAAGAGCAAGCCGAAGCCTGACAAGACACTGCCATTGCCGCGCAACAAGGTTATTGCGTCGATCTCTGTGCTCGCCATGCTGATCTTTACCAAGTATGTCTACATGGCCAGCCTCACGAGCTACTACACCTTTTATACGATCAGCCATTTCGGCGTGACCGTTCAGGCATCGCAGTTGCTGCTGTTCCTGTTCCTCGGTGCGGTTGCAGCGGGCACAATCGTCGGTGGTCCTATCGGCGACAAGATCGGTACGCGCACCGTGATCTGGGTTTCAATCCTCGGCATCGTTCCGTTCACGCTGGCATTGCCTTATGCGAACCTCGAAGTAACAGCCGTTCTCACTGTTATTATCGGTTTCGTGCTGGCTTCCGCCTTCCCTGCAATCATTGTTTTCGCACAAGAGTTGCTGCCGGGACGTGTGGGAATGGTGTCAGGACTGTTCTTCGGCCTTGCATTCGGCATCGCCGGCATTGCGGCAGCGGCGCTGGGTGTGGTGGCAGACCGGACGAGCATCGAGTTTGTCTATCAGATATGCTCTTATCTTCCCCTTCTCGGATTGCTGACTATCTTCCTGCCGAAGATCGAGAAAGCTCGATAA
- the rnc gene encoding ribonuclease III, with protein sequence MVSENKTAAILEERTGHRFLNLKRLERALTHSSVQAPSRANYERLEFLGDRVLGLVVAEMLFEAFPDAPEGELSVRLNALVNAETCAAIADEIGLADLIHTGSDIKSLNDKRLLNVRADVVEALIATIYMDSGLEAARGFIKRYWQKRSLETGAARRDAKTELQEWAHQQGNVHPVYAILSRSGPDHDPLFTVEVAVKGFAPETGEGRSKRIAEQAAAEAMLYRETVWKRDSSA encoded by the coding sequence ATGGTCTCCGAGAATAAAACAGCAGCAATTTTGGAGGAGCGCACGGGACACCGTTTTCTCAATCTGAAACGGTTGGAACGTGCGCTCACCCATTCGAGCGTCCAGGCACCTTCACGTGCCAATTATGAACGGTTGGAATTTCTTGGCGACCGCGTGCTTGGTCTCGTGGTTGCTGAGATGCTTTTCGAAGCCTTTCCAGATGCGCCGGAAGGGGAATTGTCAGTTCGCCTTAATGCGCTGGTCAATGCCGAAACTTGCGCCGCAATTGCCGATGAGATTGGTCTTGCCGATTTGATCCATACCGGCTCCGACATCAAATCCCTCAATGACAAGCGTCTGCTTAATGTTCGTGCCGATGTCGTCGAAGCATTGATTGCGACCATTTATATGGACAGCGGACTGGAAGCAGCACGCGGTTTCATCAAACGCTATTGGCAGAAGCGGTCTCTTGAGACCGGAGCCGCACGTCGCGACGCAAAAACAGAACTACAGGAATGGGCGCATCAGCAAGGCAATGTGCATCCTGTCTACGCAATTTTAAGCCGCAGTGGCCCTGATCATGATCCGCTTTTTACAGTTGAAGTGGCTGTGAAGGGATTTGCGCCCGAAACAGGCGAGGGGCGTTCCAAGCGCATTGCTGAGCAGGCTGCCGCAGAAGCAATGCTTTACAGGGAAACTGTCTGGAAGCGGGACAGTTCTGCGTGA
- the bspA gene encoding type IV secretion system effector BspA translates to MLFQRRNPPTRKERLRLLVWPRRSFARSFKYGGKRVLRITASPHAVAAGLAVGVFSAFTPFFGFHLIIAIVLAYFLAGNIAAAALGTTLANPLTLPFIWGSTYELGRFVISGDIESAPPLHLGHALQTMKFGEVWTPLLKPMLFGSTILGAVFAVVAYFVTRFAVTAFRRRRLERLAEKHNKHHVRGPQKI, encoded by the coding sequence ATGTTATTCCAACGTCGAAATCCGCCGACCCGCAAAGAGCGCCTAAGGCTGCTGGTCTGGCCGCGCCGTTCATTCGCTCGCTCGTTTAAATATGGCGGCAAGCGCGTGCTACGCATTACTGCGTCTCCACATGCGGTGGCTGCAGGTCTGGCTGTTGGCGTTTTCTCGGCTTTTACGCCGTTTTTTGGCTTTCATCTGATTATAGCAATTGTTCTGGCTTATTTTCTGGCCGGTAATATTGCTGCAGCAGCGCTGGGAACCACGCTTGCCAATCCGCTGACGCTCCCGTTCATCTGGGGCAGCACTTATGAGCTTGGCCGCTTTGTCATCAGCGGCGATATTGAAAGCGCGCCGCCTTTGCATCTAGGACATGCTCTTCAGACGATGAAGTTCGGAGAAGTCTGGACACCTCTACTCAAGCCGATGTTGTTCGGCTCGACCATATTGGGCGCAGTTTTTGCGGTGGTCGCCTATTTTGTGACGCGCTTTGCGGTCACTGCTTTCCGTCGTCGCAGGCTCGAACGACTTGCTGAAAAGCACAACAAGCACCATGTCCGGGGGCCGCAGAAAATATGA
- the recO gene encoding DNA repair protein RecO, with translation MEWRDEGIVLGTRRHGETSAIVEVMTREHGRHMGMVRGGRSRRMQPLLQPGNHVDLAWWARLDEHLGSFTIEPLGFAAARLIETPVALYGIQLAAAHLRLLPERDPQGALYETLRLIIEHFDDPLASGELLLRFEVMMLEELGFGLDLKECAATGVRENLIYVSPKSGRAVCGDAGAPWADKMLPLPAFVNSTSVRPSCYDDLNDAFRMTGFFFLRHVWEPRAQTPPDARGGFLNAIARTISLQQAG, from the coding sequence ATGGAATGGCGCGATGAAGGCATAGTTCTCGGCACACGGCGACATGGCGAAACGAGCGCCATTGTCGAAGTGATGACGCGTGAACATGGCCGTCATATGGGTATGGTGCGCGGCGGGCGCTCCCGCCGCATGCAGCCGCTGCTCCAGCCCGGCAATCATGTCGATTTGGCATGGTGGGCACGGTTGGACGAGCATCTGGGCAGTTTTACAATTGAGCCACTTGGCTTTGCGGCAGCGCGCCTTATTGAAACGCCTGTTGCTCTTTATGGTATCCAGCTTGCGGCTGCGCATTTGCGGCTTCTGCCAGAACGCGACCCGCAAGGCGCGCTCTATGAAACGCTGCGCCTTATCATCGAGCATTTCGATGATCCTCTTGCATCTGGTGAGTTGCTTCTGCGATTTGAAGTGATGATGCTTGAAGAGCTGGGGTTCGGTCTTGATCTCAAGGAATGTGCAGCCACCGGCGTTCGCGAAAATCTGATTTATGTGTCGCCCAAATCAGGACGTGCGGTCTGTGGTGATGCAGGAGCGCCTTGGGCTGACAAGATGTTACCATTGCCCGCCTTCGTTAACAGCACATCGGTACGTCCCTCCTGCTACGACGATCTCAACGATGCTTTCCGAATGACAGGTTTTTTCTTCCTGCGCCATGTGTGGGAACCTCGTGCGCAAACCCCACCCGATGCACGCGGCGGGTTTTTGAATGCGATAGCGCGCACAATTAGTTTGCAACAGGCAGGCTGA
- the era gene encoding GTPase Era, which produces MNTPTTPSAGETETGQTRSGFVALIGAPNAGKSTLVNQLVGTKVSIVTHKVQTTRALVRGIFIENNAQIVLVDTPGIFRPKRRLDRAMVTTAWGGAKDADIILVILDAQGSLNENAEALLESMVNVRQKKVLVLNKVDRVEPPKLLELAQKANEKVAFDRTFMISALNGSGCKDLAKFLAETVPNGPWYYPEDQISDMPMRQLAAEITREKLYLRLHEELPYSSTVETERWEERKDGSVRIEQVIYVERESQKKIVLGHKGETIKAIGQSARKEISEILEQNAHLFLFVKVRENWGNDPERYREMGLDFPK; this is translated from the coding sequence ATGAACACTCCGACGACGCCGTCAGCCGGCGAAACTGAAACCGGACAGACCCGTTCAGGCTTTGTTGCGCTGATTGGTGCGCCAAATGCCGGAAAATCCACGCTGGTCAACCAGCTCGTGGGTACGAAGGTTTCCATCGTCACGCATAAGGTGCAGACAACGCGTGCACTGGTACGCGGCATTTTCATCGAGAACAACGCACAGATCGTGCTCGTCGATACGCCCGGTATTTTCCGGCCTAAGCGCAGGTTGGACCGCGCGATGGTCACAACGGCCTGGGGGGGCGCGAAGGATGCAGATATCATCCTCGTTATCCTCGACGCGCAGGGTAGCCTGAACGAGAACGCCGAAGCGCTTCTCGAAAGCATGGTCAACGTGCGCCAGAAGAAAGTGCTGGTTTTGAATAAGGTAGACCGTGTTGAGCCGCCAAAGCTGCTTGAACTTGCGCAGAAGGCAAATGAAAAGGTCGCCTTTGACCGCACCTTCATGATCTCGGCGCTCAATGGTTCGGGCTGCAAGGACCTCGCAAAGTTCCTGGCGGAGACCGTTCCGAACGGCCCATGGTATTATCCTGAAGACCAGATTTCGGACATGCCGATGCGCCAGCTTGCGGCGGAAATTACCCGCGAAAAGCTTTATCTGCGCCTGCATGAAGAATTGCCTTATTCCTCGACGGTAGAAACTGAACGCTGGGAAGAGCGTAAGGACGGCTCGGTGCGTATCGAGCAAGTGATCTATGTCGAGCGCGAAAGTCAGAAGAAGATCGTTCTCGGACACAAAGGCGAAACGATCAAAGCGATCGGACAGTCAGCACGTAAAGAGATCAGCGAAATTCTGGAACAGAATGCGCATCTCTTCCTGTTTGTGAAAGTCCGGGAAAACTGGGGCAATGATCCTGAACGCTATCGTGAAATGGGCCTCGATTTCCCGAAGTAA